From the genome of Anticarsia gemmatalis isolate Benzon Research Colony breed Stoneville strain chromosome 13, ilAntGemm2 primary, whole genome shotgun sequence, one region includes:
- the LOC142977562 gene encoding uncharacterized protein LOC142977562 isoform X3, with amino-acid sequence MMASKVLVPVAPFAKLQVKKTPPEATGGAFVINGDPAARVAHLEHSVRFLQEQHRLMLSGLHTEIEALRERNRDLQFQLIFNKETAPKAASPVDENVETEETRLKREVTRLEREASAARGEARAAEARALQLQALVDAQTEKLRALEVKPCSCAAAGAEGGAEDTSRAELRARLAEAERLVRRLRGDAERQRREVLAPSSGAVTNLLFDGAAARHAHLQCMKNSLHASLRASGLDGYGYQNNYHFPPVHTPDFWREPLREDFNLVGSRGRSTRRPLTLPELNGQQIHRSTVYANKFAEHPRPRANGYDKNKKTQPTNGEATNTVKSPEEPTESRIKYTNDTNTPDHCKMSPKATYPELKIVVTKFIAHGQVSGGQAGEAGGRSRARRSQRKHAPEHT; translated from the exons ATGATGGCGTCCAAGGTCCTCGTGCCAGTCGCCCCCTTCGCCAAGCTACAA GTAAAGAAGACCCCTCCTGAGGCAACGGGAGGTGCCTTCGTGATCAATGGGGATCCAGCAGCTCGCGTGGCTCATCTGGAGCACAGCGTGAGGTTCTTGCAGGAACAGCACCGTCTGATGCTGAGCGGTCTTCACACGGAGATCGAAGCTTTGAGGGAGAGGAACAGAG aCTTACAATTTCAATTGATCTTCAACAAGGAAACCGCGCCGAAAGCAGCCTCGCCGGTTGACGAAAATGTTGAAACTGAA GAGACCCGACTGAAACGAGAGGTGACTCGCTTGGAGCGCGAAGCAAGCGCGGCGAGGGGCGAGGCGAGAGCGGCTGAAGCACGAGCGCTGCAGCTACAAGCACTTGTCGATGCGCAGACTGA GAAGCTGCGTGCCCTGGAGGTGAAGCCGTGCTCGTgtgcggcggcgggcgcggagGGCGGTGCGGAGGACACGTCGCGCGCCGAGCTGCGCGCGCGGCTGGCGGAGGCGGAGCGCCTGGTGCGGCGCCTGCGCGGGGACGCCGAGCGCCAGCGACGCGAGGTACTGGCGCCGAGCTCCGGCGCCGTCACTAACCTACTGTTTGACGGAGCCGCCGCGCGCCACGCACAC TTACAATGCATGAAGAACTCTCTCCACGCGAGCCTGAGAGCCAGCGGGCTGGACGGCTACGGCTATCAGAACAATTACCACTTCCCGCCTGTACACACGCCTGATTTCTGGCGAGAACCACTTAGAga GGACTTTAACCTAGTGGGGTCTCGAGGTCGAAGCACTCGACGACCGTTGACGTTACCTGAACTGAACGGACAACAGATACACCGGTCTACCGTATATGCTAATA AATTCGCAGAGCACCCTCGTCCCAGAGCCAACGGCTACGACAAGAACAAAAAGACTCAACCGACAAACGGTGAAGCGACCAACACAGTCAAGAGTCCAGAGGAACCTACAG aaagcaGGATAAAATACACGAACGACACGAACACACCCGATCATTGTAAAATGAGCCCAAAAGCCACATATCCAGAGTTGAAAATTGTTGTCACTAAATTTATAGCGCACGGCCAGG TAAGCGGCGGGCAGGCGGGCGAGGCGGGCGGGCGGTCCCGCGCGCGGCGCTCGCAGCGCAAGCACGCGCCCGAACACACCTAG
- the LOC142977562 gene encoding uncharacterized protein LOC142977562 isoform X5: MLSGLHTEIEALRERNRDLQFQLIFNKETAPKAASPVDENVETEETRLKREVTRLEREASAARGEARAAEARALQLQALVDAQTEKLRALEVKPCSCAAAGAEGGAEDTSRAELRARLAEAERLVRRLRGDAERQRREVLAPSSGAVTNLLFDGAAARHAHLQCMKNSLHASLRASGLDGYGYQNNYHFPPVHTPDFWREPLREDFNLVGSRGRSTRRPLTLPELNGQQIHRSTVYANKFAEHPRPRANGYDKNKKTQPTNGEATNTVKSPEEPTESRIKYTNDTNTPDHCKMSPKATYPELKIVVTKFIAHGQVSGGQAGEAGGRSRARRSQRKHAPEHT; the protein is encoded by the exons ATGCTGAGCGGTCTTCACACGGAGATCGAAGCTTTGAGGGAGAGGAACAGAG aCTTACAATTTCAATTGATCTTCAACAAGGAAACCGCGCCGAAAGCAGCCTCGCCGGTTGACGAAAATGTTGAAACTGAA GAGACCCGACTGAAACGAGAGGTGACTCGCTTGGAGCGCGAAGCAAGCGCGGCGAGGGGCGAGGCGAGAGCGGCTGAAGCACGAGCGCTGCAGCTACAAGCACTTGTCGATGCGCAGACTGA GAAGCTGCGTGCCCTGGAGGTGAAGCCGTGCTCGTgtgcggcggcgggcgcggagGGCGGTGCGGAGGACACGTCGCGCGCCGAGCTGCGCGCGCGGCTGGCGGAGGCGGAGCGCCTGGTGCGGCGCCTGCGCGGGGACGCCGAGCGCCAGCGACGCGAGGTACTGGCGCCGAGCTCCGGCGCCGTCACTAACCTACTGTTTGACGGAGCCGCCGCGCGCCACGCACAC TTACAATGCATGAAGAACTCTCTCCACGCGAGCCTGAGAGCCAGCGGGCTGGACGGCTACGGCTATCAGAACAATTACCACTTCCCGCCTGTACACACGCCTGATTTCTGGCGAGAACCACTTAGAga GGACTTTAACCTAGTGGGGTCTCGAGGTCGAAGCACTCGACGACCGTTGACGTTACCTGAACTGAACGGACAACAGATACACCGGTCTACCGTATATGCTAATA AATTCGCAGAGCACCCTCGTCCCAGAGCCAACGGCTACGACAAGAACAAAAAGACTCAACCGACAAACGGTGAAGCGACCAACACAGTCAAGAGTCCAGAGGAACCTACAG aaagcaGGATAAAATACACGAACGACACGAACACACCCGATCATTGTAAAATGAGCCCAAAAGCCACATATCCAGAGTTGAAAATTGTTGTCACTAAATTTATAGCGCACGGCCAGG TAAGCGGCGGGCAGGCGGGCGAGGCGGGCGGGCGGTCCCGCGCGCGGCGCTCGCAGCGCAAGCACGCGCCCGAACACACCTAG